In Prionailurus bengalensis isolate Pbe53 chromosome D4, Fcat_Pben_1.1_paternal_pri, whole genome shotgun sequence, the DNA window AGGACAAAAACTAGAAGCTCCAGGTAGGTGAGCACTAACCAGGCTTCCCACCCTTCCACTGCGGACCTCTAACCCCGAGCTGTGGGGAAGAAGTTTTACCTTTCAATGAAATCAGAGATCTTTTACTTGTTAAAAATGACACTGATAGGATGCCTTAAGTTCTGTACTGAAACTGTGTTTTGCGACTTTGTGGCCAGAGCACTTCCCGATTCTGTGAGTGGTCAGAAAAGTGACTGGCCCAGCCATGAATTTCATCCATGaccatggattttgtttttaataaaacaaaataacataataaaatgcaGTATAGACCAGAGCTGTCAGGTAAGATTTGCTGTTGGCATTTTAATTCTTTGGGCTTCTGGTCATTGCTAACCATAATATAAGCTCGCTGGGGTAGAATtgggatgggggcacctgggtggctcagtcagttaagcgtctgacttcggctcaggtctgatctcgcagtccgtgagttcgagccccgtgtcggactctgtgctatcggcagagcctgcttcagatcctctgtcccgctggctctctgcccttcccctgctcatggtccctcactctctcactctcgctctcaaaaataaacattaaaaaaaaaattgggatggCCAAAGTTCTTGAGATTCACTGAATAGAATGTTGCTTAAAAAGTGaatttctggggcacccgggtggctcagtcagttaagcctccgacttcagctcaggtcatgatctcgtggttcacgagttcgagccccacatcagactccgtgctgacagctcagggcctggagcctgcttcagattctgtgtctccctctctctcttcccctcccctgctcgtgctctgtttctctctctctctctcaaaaataaataaacctaaagaaaaaaaaaatcttttaagtgaATTTCTTACTTAGCCTTCCCCTTCCTCCGACTTGACTTCTTAGTGTATTACCACTTGTGGTTTATGATTTGGGTTTAGGATTATCTGGCATATGTGTTATGCCTGTTCTATGTGCAGAAGCTTTGCTTACGTCCTGAAGAACAGAGCATGTGACATTCCTGTGCATCCACCTCTCTTGTCGCAGCCCAGAGTCTGATACGCGGGAACAGCTCAGTACCCGGAAGagatttgttctctctctgcaaCTAGACTGTTCACTTGCCAGTCACAACCCGGGAGCCTGAGCTCAGCAAGCAAGCACACTGGGCTTCTTCTCTCCACGCCACGGGCGAGCAAGGGGCTTATTGGGACAAAGGGCCGGGGGCTCTGTGCCCTTCCTACAGGGCTTGCAGGGGTGACTTTTCTTCCCTGtcacctcctttctctcttcagcAGAGGCTACCAGGACTGCCCTTCTTTAGACCAGAGTAGGAAACCGGGGCCGAAAGTCAGTAAGCGAACTTGTCACAGTGGTCTCTCCAAAGCCAGGAAGCAATGCTCCTCGTTTCTGTGCAAGTGCTTGGAACactaaagggatttttttttgcttaaagaaATCTATAAGAGGAAATCCACCAAATGTGACCCGTGCGTACCGATCACACGCGAAGGCAGGGAACAGCCTGTATCGTGACACGTGAGCCTGCCTCAGAGTCACCGGAAGGACGTTCTAAACCACCCTCCTGGGCCTcgcccccagagtttctgagtcAGCAGGTCTGGACGGGGCAGATAATTCTCATTTCTGACCTATGCCCAGCGAAGCAATTGCTCCTGGTCTGCAGAACCATGGAGCTAGGTGATCGGCCGGGGTACCACTGGTGACCCCAATCGCTACAAAGTCAATCACTCTGAAATTTCTAAAGTGTCTCTATAACCCTCTGAAAATAACTCTTTGCCCACCCTCCTCGTCCGCTGGATAAATACCACAGAGACTGTGTTTGGGAGCTTCTTACCCAGACTGCCCTGGGCCCTTGCCCTGAAGTGTTGCTCACTGAAATCAAGTTCACCGTCGTCTGCGTATGGCTTCCAGTTCATCTCAACAAGAATCCTGCAATTACAGAACCCTCCAGCAAGAAGTGACCCATGTGCCTGGGCTTCCACGGGGGGTGAAGGGCACACAGGTGGGCCCTAGAGGAAGTCCAAGGCTTTTTCTCCACCTAACTCTACCCCAGAAGGAATACAGTTGGCCTGCATGTTGGCAGGAGGATCAATGACCCTTCTGGTCGACTCTCTTTTTCAGAGAGCCCCAGACCCGGGGGTGGGATTTTCCCATCCCCAAAGCTAGTGTGATACAATGTGCATGGGCTGTCTCCCCCGCAGGGTGGGTCCCCATCCCTGCTCCCCCTCTTTAGAAAGTCAAGCAGAAGAAGCATAGGACCCAAAGGAGAGGGGAcatgaagaagagagggaagcctCTGTCCCTTGAGTAATTTTGTTTGAGCCTCCAGCATGCAATCCACGTGGTCCTAAGGTAGTGGGTCTGCATGCTGAAAACGTTAGAATAACTGAGGGGAGCTACCAAAAATTGCCTCTGCTCAAACCCAGGTGGCCTAGACAGGCAtctgtaaacaacaacaacaaaaagagggTGGTGAGAAtttaacaaagagaaatgaaagcaaatgccACCAAAGGACACATCCAAAGAGCAATACTAGCTTTATTCACGAtggcaaaaaatgaaaataggacaTTGGGAAACTGTGGCTGGTTACTGGGAAGAGGCTGAAGGGAACTTTCTAGAATGTTGGCAATTTTTATCTTGAtctatgctgtgtgtgtgtgggtgtatctATGaaaataagtgtatatatatatatatatatatacacacacacataaataagtGTTTAAGATATACtctgaagaggggtgcctgagtggctcagttggttaagcatccaacttttaatctcagctcaggtcttgatctcaggatcatgagttcaggctctgcactgggttcCGTACTgcacatgaagcctacttaaacacacacacacacacacacgccacaccTGACCTGTTTTATGccttgatcaaaaagaaaaatatagaatatcaATGCTCTGGCCCTAGTCCAGAGATTGTAATTTAGTTAGATATTGTCCAAGTTCCATGACGATTCTCTTGTGCAGTCAGGGTTGGGAAGCACTGTCTTAGGCCAATGCCTATGGACAGGGCCGACCCAGCTGTGCGCCTAAGGCTCGAGGGACAACGGGGGGCCCACAGCTCATGTTTGGGCCACACCAGGGTCCAGGGTCTGGCCACAGTGAGCACTTGTTCTGAGTCtcctttgcacacacacacacacacacacacacacaccctttggaGACTGGCAGTGGTCCGTGGCTGGTCAGGGGTCTTCCCATTGATTTTGTCAGCACATGGTAGAGCTCAGCAGAGAGGAGCTTGGGTTTTGGGAGACGATCGCCCCTAGTCCTCAGGTTGTGAATGTAGCCACATGTGCCATGGGCAGAACCTTAAAAGGAAAGCGAGTGTCTGGTGTTGGGGGAGAATCTGGCAAGTGGAATCTGAGACTGGCAGGGGGTGGAGACCCATGGCTGGGGCAGGAGTCTGGACAAGCTGTCTCCAGTCCCTCCCACCAGGAGAGCTCTGCGTTTCTTGTGAGCAGAGCTGCTCCTGCATCGGGACGGTATTCGATGACCTAGATCTCCTACTGATCCTGAGGGCCAGATCAGGCGTTCCTTAATAACACGTGGGGAGTGTGGGTTGGCAGAGGACGAGGTGTTTACCACCACCGTTACcctccttcttccatttcttggccAAGGCTGAGAGGCTGGCATGCTGCCAAGCCTTGGTTGTGATCCTGAGCTTGGGGAATTCGGGGGTGGATAAGAACAGCCAGGCTGGGGAAGGGTTAGGTGTATCTGGATGAGAAGTCCTGGTTTAGAGCTAATATGGTTCATATTAATACAGTGCTTCTTTATCAGGAATGGTGTTGAtcatagtttttcaaaatatgcACAGCCTGATTCCAGGCTCATTGGTTCTGTTTTTTAGAGTAACCAAGCACTGTATTATTTGGAAGAGTTCTAGGTGGTGAACATCCCTGATTAAATAAGACCCCTGGCTTAgtgctttgttttaatttgctttcattttcagcGTCTTCAGTGTGAGTTATTGTCAGATCTAGTTGGTGGTAATGTCTTccaattgtatatttttttactaGACTGCtgccttctgggttttttttttctttttcgttttggAGAACATAAAAgacttttataattaaagtagctggaaaaataaaaacaaagcaaagcaaaacaaaataaaccaaaaagaaaacaacaacaacaaaaaaaccctcagccAGGTGGTAGATTCATCAATGAACAGACAACAGGAAGGGAGATAAAAGGGTTCGTAATTGTGGTTGTATTGTCTTTCTGGGTGGCAGTGAAGGGGGAAAACTTCACGGAACTGCCACGAGCCCAGagccaagaaataaaatgaaaatgaaaagtttagTCACTTGAATACTGTTTCCACGAAGCGAATCGTTCATTAGCTGTGGACGAAACATAATTGcagcaggaatttaaaaaaaaaaagcttcaggaATTTATGTGCAGACAGAAAATGTTGACGGTGGGTCAGGTGGGTCTTTCTAAACAGCAAGGAAGTGACCTAAAGGAATATTAGTGCAAAGTAGGGATACCCAGTGCATCAGCAGCTGGGGAAGGGTTAGCTTTTAAGAAGCAGTATTTAGAAAGTCATAGGGTTCTCTCTGGCCTCCAGACAGGAGCACCAATCTCACCACCAGTAGTGAGACAAAAACGTTTCAAGAGGATTTCCTAGCTATGATGATGTAGAAATAAACGAAGGGAAGGGATCAGACAGGAGCAGTTTCACAtagtgttaaaagataaactgaggcatggtAGACACTcaaagagtttatttgagcaaaaatctaTTCTGCTCAGGCAGCCCCCAACTGAAAGTGGTGAGGGGTGCTCCACAACCAGAAGCTCAGGGAGAGATTTGGATACAGCAGCCAGGGAAGCAGAGTAAGGAATGATTGATTGGCTATAGCCCAACGCCTAGTTGGCTGTTTGCGACTGGTTGTCCTTAGGTTTCAATTTTGTAACCTAGAGGCGTTACAGGCTTGGAGTTAGTTTGCTTAAGTTAGACCACCTTCTCTAGCAAAGGTGATGGCAACAAGTAGGTGCAGAAATGGCTCCTGTCCGTGTGCACAGGCCCCAGCTGGGCCAGCAGAGAGTAGATGAGACCCAGGCGCCCAGTCAAGAGAGGTAGACCTCTGATGCATAGCGGGTGGGAGGGCTGGAGCTAGGGGATGGAGCTCCTTGTCTGCACGAGCCTGTGGGGGCCACCAGCTGTCCACACGAAGCCCACAGACCATGAGCTAGGTCAGTGTAGACAACCAAGGGAAGAGAGACTCAAAAGACACCACAACCTATCACATAAAGAGccatctgtgctctctctctgccttccacccTGGTGCCAAAAGGCTGTACCCTCTGAATGGGGGAGGGCTGTGTGACAAGGGGACcatgctcctcctcccccaccccccaccccaatccgCTGGCCTTAAAGGTATTTGCTTCCAGgctgtgctggggtggggagggaggtctgTGGGATCTGACTTGAGCCAGAGGCAAGAACTGGGATGGAAAGTTAGGGAATCCTGGCTGAGGTGACATGCAGGGAGGCTGCCCCTAGTGGGGATGTGGGGATGTGCCCCTAGTGGGGATGGCGGAATTGCCAGCTAATGCCAAGGCCTCTTCCTGTCCCTGCTCTTGCCCACAGGGGCTATTGTGGCCTCATGTTGTAACTGGGACTCGTGTGGCTCGGAGAGTTCGGGAACCCAGCCAAGGTCATGTCTCCTAATGGCAGTGCTGAGACTGGAGCCCGAGGACTGAAGGCCATCCCCAGCAGCCACGTGGtggcaggctgggctgggctggggaggggaggggtcctcACTGTGGTGGGAAGGCTGGGAGGCCTGATGCAGGGCCGTCTGTTGTGAGCTGGGTGGTCCCTAGTTCATGAGAGCCTTCCTCTGCTAGCACTGCGGAGAGTGGGAGAAGAGGTTAGCTCCAGTCCTGCCCAGCACGGGAGAGAGAAAATCGGTTGTGGCTGGTATGATGGCCCAGACTAGCCGAGCAGGTGTGCCAGCCCATGGGCTGGTGGAAGTGTGAGTGTGACCGAGCAACAGAGGGATGGTTCTGGTCTAACGCTCTTGGCAGAAGCGGCCTCGTGGGAAGAGGAAGGATCCCAAACCGGccctgccctttccctctcttccttcaagCTCTTCCAGGGGAACACTAGATCCTCAGCACGAGAACAACTCGGGCCCAGGGAAGGCCAGGCCTCGGGGACAAGGGTGCTCTGTCCGATCAGCCTTGGCGGTGGGCAGTCGGCTCAGACCTGAACTTGTGGACACTGACCTGGCCTGTTCTTGGCTGAAAAGGTTTCCCACTCAGGCATCGCCTCTTGGACTCTGGCCTTCTAACCCATGCTCAAGGAAAAGCAGCTCCAGACTGAGGAATGTGGATCTAGAAAATGGGGATTTGTGGAAAGTTTGCAGTCAGGAGGGTGACCTGTGCCACGTCCAGCCTCTGAAGGTCTGTGACTCCCCACCACCCTGgctctccttctgtccccagtCAGGATCCTGCTCTACAGTGTCCTTCaactgccccctcctccctctgccccatctctTCTAAGGAAGGATTGGAAAAATCCTTAGAGATTTTTCAACCAAGTAAACTGTGCATTTTCAGGACTTAATTCTGGACCCTGTCTTCTCTCGACACTCTGCATAGGTGAGCtcacctttttcattttttcagtgcCTCCACATACTAATGCCCCTTAAATTCATGTCCAGTCCAGAACTTTGGTCTCAATTATCCACCGGCCTATTTGATATCTTCATTTGTGTGCCTCACGAACATCCCCAACTCAGCACCCCTTGTTGTAATCTTCCTTCAGATAATGACTTTATCTCCAAAATATACGTCAGATGTATCCACTTCTTCCCCGTCTCTTCAGCTCCCACTCTTGCTTGAGCTGATAGCATCTCTCCCACCGAACTTGTCCTGGCCGTTTCCGGCCATTGACTTTTAATGGGACCCTCAACTCATTCTCCGTGGAACAACCCAAGTAATCTGGCTAAACTGCAGATTAAATCATTTTAGTCTCATACGTACATCTCTTAATGACTACTTATTGTATGCAGAATGAAATCTAATAATGTGCTATAATTGGCCCCTATCTACCTGTGTTAGCCATTAGTGCTGTTCATCcatgctttccatttcttctctccttccaggCACCTGGGATGACTGCATACCCTTGAAGTGAAGAGAGGACTATGACACTTGCTTTGGACAACGAAACGTAAGCAAAAGTGACTTGAAAGCCAGCACATGACTGTGTACCTGGCTTTCTTCTCCTGCTACAGTGATGAGGGAACCCAGTATTGATATTGTAGGTGCCATGATGCTGAAGCAGCCCGAACTCTCGGCCATATATGCACAAGAGCTGCCCTGGGAAGTTTGCCCAAATCCACATGGACTTTtcatgagtgaaaaaaaaaaaaattctgctgtaAGATTTGAAGGTTTGTTTCTGCAGCAAAACATAGCCTGTCTGACTGATACATTGTAGAAAGAGGGGTTACTTATGGGaatcctcattcattcattcatttatagaaagccacaagcaggggagaggcagagggaaagggagggggggagagagagacgctTAAGCAAGTTCcactcccagcatggagccccacacagggctcaatctcataagcagtgagatcatgacctgagcccaaatcaagaattggacgcttaattgaatgagccacccagtagcccctGGGAATCCTCTTTACAACAAAAGTGGAGGACAAAGTTTTTTCAGAAAATTCCCTTATTTTCCattagactaaaaaaaaaaaaaattaaccgtGGCTCTTAAGAATTATTCACAAAAAAATGCAACAAACCCCCAAACTGCAGTGAATTTCTGGGTGATCCAATGAGCAGGCACATATGTATCTTTGACCGGTAATGACACAGCTCTGGATGAAGATGGACAAGACGGGATCGCCAttggggaaaaagaggaaaatacaaatgaaacttTACAGAGCCGTTATCTGATATGAGGGAAAGTCACCTTTGGTGTGTTTAAATATCATTCCTAAAGTTAAACATTAACCAAGAAAGACTGACTTTCTTGTCATTACTCAAGTAACACCTGATTCACTTTTTCTTGAGTTTAAAATATCCCAGGGAGGATCTGAGTTCTTCAAATTCGGCTGAAGAGGAAGGAGTTTGTGGGGACTACATATTTTCCAATGGGAGCATTTCTTTGTCTCCTGCTCAGGCTGCAACTACTATATATCTTCAATCACTGGCAGTGTTTAATAAGAACTTAATTaggagactggggggggggaggatgagaagacagacaaatgggaagaaaggaaggaagggaggaaggatagaaggaaggaagagaggaaaagaaaggtaaggaaagggagggagggaggaaagaatagagggagagaggcaaggaaATAAACCAATGGTTGGTCTGGAATGTGCAGTCTCAGTGAGAGGTGAGAGATGGCCTAAACACCCTTAACACACAAAACagcaggtttgtttgtttgtttgtttgtttaacccaCCGTGACCATATTTTGGGAGTCTTAGCTGAAATGGTGTGGTCACTCCCAATGAATGCAGTGACTTCTAAGTGAGCTGGCCTCCAGGCACAGTAACCAGAAAAAGGCAATTCTCAGTGCTCATCTTCTCCAGATCATGTGAGAAATCATCAGAAGATACTGAAAACAAGACTGCCCACGCCCGTTGACTCCAGGGCACTGCTAAGGCATTCCATTGGCTAGGGCGCCTGTGTTATGTTTGCAAATTCCCTTTTCTAGGGACAGAGAAGGTGTCTTACTGGGCCTCCCCAAAGAATGGGCATCTAGGGCTCCATAGCAAGGTCTTTGTATATAAGCAGAATAAGGCCACATCGCATCGATTAGACAACTCTCTTTCATCCTGGACTGTGTGCAATCTGGTCTAGGcaatctcttcttttttgaagGGCAAGACTGTGTGTCCACCATGAAGTTCAGAATCCCTGCAACTGAGTTAGTCTAGCTCTTGTGCATAGCTAGAGGCCCTAGCTGTGACTCTGCCTCAAGTGTTCTTTGCTGAGGTCATCGATAGTTTCAAAGTTGAGACATTTGGCTGAGTAGAAAGCCTCAGGCTGGGCCATATAAGCCCAGGTTCCTGGCAGCTTGAGAGATCCTGGGAGTTTTCCTCTGGGGAAATGGATAGTGAGCTGGTTTTTCAGACCTGTGTGGGTTCTTTATGGAAGGAGGGCACTGAATGCCGATATTTAAGCCAGATCCCGCTGCGTTTGTTTGGACATTGTCCTCCTGACATTCATGCCGGGCTGTTTCTAGAATGCTGGTCCCTTGCTGAGTCATCTGATTGTTTTCAAACGAGCCCGGGTCTCCTTCCTGAGGGAGCCTTTGCTCGGACCCCACGAGCTTGCCCTTGTGTTTCACTTGAAGACCGGTTTCCTGATGGAAGGTCTGGACCCAGCGGTGCATCTCTAGGTGCTTGTGCCATGGAGATTCGGGGACCTGAAGACAGCCTCTGTCAGCCTCCTCCAGCATCACCTCTGCTTCAGGATCTGCCTCCTCCAGGGACAGGGAACACCTTCTCTCCTTGTTAATCCAAACAGCACTGACCATGGACTCTGCAGGAGCAGACGCGTACCCTCCTGACAAAGCAAGGCACAAGCAGGGTCACCACCAGAATGTACATGGGCAGCTCTCCTTTGAGGGGTCTCAGAGCTTTCAAGCTGAAGGAATATGATCCCA includes these proteins:
- the CD4H9orf152 gene encoding uncharacterized protein C9orf152 homolog — protein: MKGLPCPCPALPHLWWLGSCFMAEGSGTQAPGKGPRLSIQLLRAQYEGLRRQQRAQAHLVVLPKGGYASAPAESMVSAVWINKERRCSLSLEEADPEAEVMLEEADRGCLQVPESPWHKHLEMHRWVQTFHQETGLQVKHKGKLVGSEQRLPQEGDPGSFENNQMTQQGTSILETARHECQEDNVQTNAAGSGLNIGIQCPPSIKNPHRSEKPAHYPFPQRKTPRISQAARNLGLYGPA